The region aatattttctaaataatggagACAACAACGTGAATAGTACAATGGCAAAGATTAAGACAAGATGCTGACTTAACGACTAATAAATGACGACTAGTTAAACGTAACAATAAGCTAGAAGTAATAACAAACAACGGTGTAACAGaaagcaataacaattaataaatataacaataaactgcaataacaacaagctaataaatatatgcaaaaatgaataatgtgtggTTAAAGCGATAACAATGACACAAACAAGAGATAAACCATGGCAATAGCGATAATAACAAAGaataatcagtaacaatagcCTACTAACAATACTAGGCATGAAATGTAACAAGTTAATTATTACGGAAGCAACCTTGAACAGGCCAGCCATGCATAACAAAACCACTTGCACTGGTTGTAGTGGCCCTCTAAAGGCACCACTCAAGAGCACTTCGCTGCACAAGCCAAAGGTGGTCACGTGTCACGATTGGAGGCTTCGAACAGCTGATCTGAATGACGAGGGCGGGGTATGGAATAAGTCtaggtgatcaggaagtgtgttgCCCAGGCGCTGGACTCGAAAAAGTGAGCTATTGGCTGCACATAAGGTATTAGTTGAGGTTTTCGCAAAAAGTGCCTTTGACCTCGTGCCAGAAGGTACCCTGAGGTTTATTCTTTCCAGCAAATCAGGGCAGTCCAACTCTCCTCTGACCAGCTTGTATAAGAAAAGTAAGTCCTGACTGACACTGACACGCCTTGATTCCATGGAAGGTAGGTTTAGGAGCCGTGAGACTTCTTGCACAGGAACATCCAGATATCGGAATCCTAGTCTAACACCAACCAACCTCAGAAAACGTCTTTGGATCTTCTCTATGTTGTCTTTTAGATATTGCTGGTGAGGAGACCAAACAACACTGTTGTATTCTAAGTGCGGTCTCACCAGGCAGCAGTACAAGAGTTTGAGAACGTTTAGATCAGTAAATGACTTAGAAGCTCGGAAGAGGAAGCCAAGGACTTGAAGAGCTCTATTGCATATATGTTGGACATGGAGCTCCCAGCTAAGGGAAGAAGTAAAGAACACTCCAAGATCCCTCACCTCCGATGTTCTGGATAGTGGCACACCTCTGACAGAGTAATCATGCAATATAGGTTTTGAAATGCGATAAAATGAGATGCAAACACATTTGCTCAGATTCAGCGACATTTTGTTAAGACTACACCAGCGATCGTCCTTGTTAATGTCATCTTGTAGTTGAGCCACGTCCAAGGCGGAAGATATAACGGAGTACAGCTTCAGGTCGTCCGCAAACAACAAATGTTTGCAAGTCAGGGAAGAAACcacatcatttatatacaaattgaataGGATGGGCCCGAGATGGGAACCTTGTGGGACACCGCTTGTTACTTTGAACTCCTTGGAAAGGACGTTGTTATATTTCACTACCAGCTTCCGGTTATGTAGGTAGCTTTTAAGCCACTGGAGGAAGGGTCCTGAAAAATCCCCAATGCccccaatttatttaacaaattttcatggcACACTCTATCAAAGGCTTTAGAGAAATCCATTTCTATGGTGTCAATCTGCTTCCTTCGTTCAAATGCTTCGATGATATGGCTTTGAAAGAGAACGAGATTGGTGGAGGTAGACCTATTTGAGATAAAGCCATGCTGACTAATGGTCAATTTGCTGCTGATCATGAGTATGATTCTGCTCAAAACAATCTTCTCGAAGATTTTGGCTAGTATTGGTTAAAATGGTAATGGGCCTGTAATTCTTTATATCATTTACTGAGCCTTTCTTGTGGATGGGAACTACATGGCCAATTTTGAAGATATCCGGGAATACTCCTTCTGATATTGATCTGTTGAAGATTGTGGTTAAGGGACGGGCGATGACGTCAGCACAGTGCTTAATTACTTTCGGTGGGATTGAGTCGGGGCCCGGACCTTTTTTAGTGTCAAGATTCTTGAGTGTCTTCAAAACTTCTGATGGACTTATGCGGCAAGTAGAAAATTGGTGAATAGATGAGCTGGAGATTCGATTGGATTGAAATGGGTCATCGGCCGGATTGAAGACTGAGGCAAAAAAGTCAGCAAACATGTTCGCTACATCTCTTTCAGAGCTTGATGAGATGTCGTCAAAATGCATAGTAGTGGGggttgcattgttattatttaacgatTTCATATAGCTCCAGAAGAATTTTGGGTTATCAGTTATTGAAGTTTGAACTGTATTCATGTACTGGTTGAAACAAGTGTTGGACAATGACTTGCACTGTGCTCTTATTGCAGCGATTTGGTTATAACTAAGCTGGGAAAGGGTCGATTTGTAGCGTCTGTGGAGAGATTTTTTCAAGATTGTAAGGCGGATCAACTCCTTAGAAAACCATTTAGGGAAGGCTGACAATCCCATCTTCGTCCTCGGAGAGAATTGAAGTACACTCTTCTTGATTGTGTTGACGAATACGTTGAATGCTTCATTGACGTCTCCCCGAGCAACCAAGTCAGCAAGGTCAAGAGCCTGTAGGTCCTGGAGTACGCTAGCATAGTCACAAAGCTTGACGTTGGCCtgataagttacatttttttggaCATTAATTGGTCTAGATATAGTCATGTGCTGGATGGTGAATATCCTCTGGAAGCAGCGGATCCGGGTCATGAGAGACTGTTATGTTTTGAGAAGAGGAGAAACATAAGTCAAGGATTACACCTCTGAAATTTGGGAATCTTATTGACTTGAGTAAGGCCAAACAAGGTTGCCATATTTTGAAGAACTTGAAAAGAGCCGTCACGTGATGCGCACATCGAGGTCCAGTCAGCATTCGGCAGATTGAAGTCACCTAGAAGCAAGATGTCTTGAAACCCATTAATGTTGACAATATCTTCGAGAGAGTCGGAAAAATCAGTATAACATGCTGTAGGTTTATTCGGAGGAATATAGACGCCACCAAGGAGCCGTAGGAGAGATAGATAGAGACAAAAATTTCTTCctatatggaatctgccaacatgacaactgacccacattgggagtccactgggcgcagtgcgaaatttagcacgttagatttcgaagaattcgtttgaatgagtaataatgatatattaaGATCTTAAGATAAGATATTAAGATTAGGCCTCATTTATCTTTGTCAACATCATGATATTTAGTTTCTCCATCTAAGCTATCTACATTGACAAAAAATTATTGCGTAAAAATATCACTGGTAATTAGAATAGCCAAGacgttttatcaaactataatagatTGCTTAACTTTAATGACACTTCCGTCAGACATTTGAAGAAACCTTAATcccacttagtttaaaatatatcagatatactatcttttaatttttctgtgaAAAAGCAAAAGTTAAACATGTGCTATCTCTAGCTTAGGtccaaagttcaacgtcttagacaacttggctaccggaacttatatacatatatattcactttacaccactacaatattatctatgctaagtattagtttattaatttgctaattattttttgattattaatttgaaatcatgtttcagcaggctatatttcttatcctcaatgcgagatgacacagtaccgtaattatttgggacatttcaggtgtaaatttattgccattctgaaactacagttttagtcaaatctcaagactttttataaggtattaaatataaatcagcctactaattgatgtcatatttgtgattcgagagtttttgttctgattattttcaggtggcttcggtcctgtgTTGGCTTGACGTCtcctctttgacattatcacataacactactccacgtgtgttgcaaaacacacgaagtatgaatgatgattgaatggaaaagtgtgaaagtatgcgtgcgtgtagaactacatataACCGAATTcttcactacacaacatattacggtaactaaatttatatctgcttattttaaacttaagtatACATATTTGTCCCATGAATGtacttaatattaacaatatttatttaatgaaggtatatttctgtaattatattggtATCGGGAACTATATAGTTTATCATGATACAGTAATACATGctgtattttctgattgttacagggtgatgcggccaatgcggcaggaagtcgccccactcacactaatacacacacgacacatacactgggtaatgtattgttctactttacatattaaacttatttggttaaaattgttgtttcagaatggcacacttatattaattggtttattatatgtttacatgataatagttaataatcttaatataattataattactcatgacaatagtaataatttaataaattagattgcAATATACATGTAAATCACTATCATAAATGAATCGTACAGTCCTCCATACTTCACTCCAAACAAATGGCCTGTTTGGTTTATCTTATtacgtatacatacaaacatacagaTGAAAGTATTTTAGAATTACAGTAATTTAgtatgcatttttttttattttgggattcTCTTGAGTTTCAAATTAGGGCTCGTAACAAGTTTGTTAGTTTCTGTCTTAGAATAATAGTGTTTGCGCGTTTGCAAACTTGCTATTATAAATTTACAGGGATCCggaaagttaaatcacaatagaAAGTGTGCAATACATACgcatatatacttatttatttatttacattctttaaattggttaaacacttttaacacaagaaataatataacagttgGGAAAGCATTTGGCCTGCTGAGAGTTTACTCAGTACGTGAATGTAATTTCAGCAGATGTCGTGTAACACCTTTACAGTTTGTAGTTATTGCACTAAAGACATCTTGGTGGGgccattaagttaatttttaaatctataatatttgCTATAGaactgttgttatttttacaatataggaggaagtcttttatttctaaacttatttAGATTCAATTAAATATGTAGGTTTTAATCTCAGTCTTTCCGCCGAGATAAGCTAATTGTTTGTATCTAAAATAATAgagcatatatttaatataatattacttaatttgtcCCTTGCTCATAAGCAGattattttatagaatgaaattCACTCTTGAGTTTACAATTGATGCGAAACCTCATATTACAGTATTGCGATTCGTTATAGCATTTTCTAGACACAATTTGTAATATCTACTTTTATGTCGTAGTTCCAAAAAAGCAACTGACTTTATGgtcatttataaatttgatttttgtatgATGTGGGACATGTCCGACACCGTTACAAAATCCTGGGATGACATTTAAGCATTTCACATGTCCTCAAACATAGAGGTTACTTGGGATTTTATTAAGAGcagcaaaatgtttgtaaaaccaTTGAGGTAAGTGGCGGTCATTGGAAGAAAATTCCATATCTGCAACTTATATTGATCTACACCATGTTCTAGGATTTCCAGTGGGGTATCGCATAAAGAGAAATATCTACGTATCATCTCTGAGGTCATTCTATGCAATTAAACTATGAATAAGTACCAGTATTTGCATTCTATACTATCTCTTTTCAAACCAATCACATCTAGTTGCTTTTACCATAAAA is a window of Homalodisca vitripennis isolate AUS2020 unplaced genomic scaffold, UT_GWSS_2.1 ScUCBcl_2481;HRSCAF=7296, whole genome shotgun sequence DNA encoding:
- the LOC124372072 gene encoding uncharacterized protein LOC124372072; amino-acid sequence: MSLNLSKCVCISFYRISKPILHDYSVRGVPLSRTSEVRDLGVFFTSSLSWELHVQHICNRALQVLGFLFRASKSFTDLNVLKLLYCCLVRPHLEYNSVVWSPHQQYLKDNIEKIQRRFLRLVGVRLGFRYLDVPVQEVSRLLNLPSMESRRVSVSQDLLFLYKLVRGELDCPDLLERINLRVPSGTRSKALFAKTSTNTLCAANSSLFRVQRLGNTLPDHLDLFHTPPSSFRSAVRSLQS